GTTATTCATGCCCTTCCCCCGTCCCTCATTACACGTCGAGCAAGGTGGCGTGCATGAGGACCCGTTCAGCTGCGCTCTTGAGGGTCGAAAGGTTCCTGGCATTATGGATCGCCATGGCCGCATATACGGAAAGAGAGTTCAGGAGCTTCAGGTCATCGAGCGTGAAGAGCCTGTCGGAGGTGATGCTCATGTTCATGACGCCGAGGTCATGGACATCGTATCTGAGCGGCACGCAGAGAAGAGACTGGATGTGCATCTCTCCTTTCTTGAACCGTGAATCCAACATGACATTATTCGCGAGCTCAGCATTTCCCGTCTTGATAACATCACCGGCAATGCCCTCGCCTGCGCAAAACTTCACCTTTTCCCCTGACTCGACGCCGAAGGCGGCCCGTATCGAGAGGGTCTTATCATTTTCATCAAACAACATGATCGAACCGTTGTCTGCGTGGACGAGATTCTTTGCTTCGTCAAGGATAAGGTTGCAGGCGCCGTCAACGTCCATGCTCGCCGTGAGGACGTCCAGCCTGCTCTTCTTGAATTTCGTCAGCTCCTCATTGAGCCTCCTGATCCTCTGGCTCATCGACTCGAGGATCTTGAATACCAGCGTCGGGTCCCTGCTTATGGTCGCAAAGAGTTTCTTCTTGTCGATGCTCAGGACCCTCGCATCACCTTCGGAAATGACTGTTGCCGAACGCGGCAGCCTGTCAAAGAGCGCCATCTCTCCGAAGATGTCCCCTGATTGGAGCGTTGCGATGGTGACATTTCCGGAGGCAGCCTTCTTTGCTATCCTGACCTTTCCTGACTGTATCACATACATCACCTCTGCCGTATCACCTTCATGGAAGATGACCTCACCGTCAGAGTAAGTCTTGCCGAGTTCTCCTTCCTGCATCATTTCCCCCTATCGTTTTGGCCGGTTTTCAGGCCGCCTTCACCATTGCCTTTGCAATCTCCTTCAACAGATGGAGATTCATCCTTACATCGAGGGCCTTCGGGAAGATGTTTCTGTACCGCTCGTTTCCCGTGAACATATCCCAGAGAATGGAACTCAGTACCACGTGGCCGGCGACTCCCTCCTGCTCCCTCTGGATAACCTCGAGCATCCCCTTCGTGAAGACGCTGTTTTTCCTCAATATATCAGTAACGGCATAAAGGACCCTCCCGAAATAGTTATCAATAAGAATGCTCCGGTAAACCGGTTTGTAGCTTCCCTTGAGGTGCTGCCTACCCACTCCATGAAACACGACGGTCTTTGCTATCGCCTTGCCCATCAGATAGGCAGCCCCCAGTCCGTCCTTGAAGAGCCTCGTCGAACCGGCATCTCCACACATAACTACCCTGTCAGAGAAGGCTATCTTCGGCGCGCCTACGTTCATCTTCGGCAGGCACCGGCACTCCAGCTTATAGGGATCCGATTTCGGCAGAACAACTTTCACAACAGGCTTGTCAAGGAAATCGTCTACGGTGCGGCCATGTATCTCGCTGCCCAAGATACAGAGTGTCACATAGGCCCCTTTCGGTATCATAGCAGCGAATTTCAGGCCCTTGTCCGGGAGAAGGAAAAGGTGGATCGAATTGCCAAAATATTGAGCTACTACTTGTTCACTCATATGGAGTTCTGCGATCGCTGTCGTGACTGTCAGCGGCTCTTCATAGCCGAACCCCATACTCTCGATCAGCGTGCCTGCCGTGCTGTTTACGCCGAAGGCTCCCACAACGAGGTCTGCTTCCATAATCTCACTGTTCCTGGAAAGGGGTACCGGTTTCTTGTTCCTATAAGTGATGCCGTCAATCCGTAAGGGCTTGTGGACAGCGCCTTCCTTCACCGCCTGCCTGAGGAGGAAATTGTCGAAACTCTCTTTCTCCCCGGCCATCATGCCCTTCGGTCCGCCTCCCCTGTAGACCGTGGCGATAGTCTTCTCAAAGTGGGGAGTGGCGATAAAAACAGAGCCTTCATTGGTATGGAGCTTATACGAATTGATACCTTTCCGCACCACGGAATCAGGCAGGTTTATCCCCTCGACAGCCAGCGTCTGGACAAGGAGCTCAGAAATGATGCCCCCGCATCTGTTGCAGCCACCCGGACCATCCTTCGTAAAATCCTTGGGCTCGAAGATGGTTACGTTTAATTCTTTTCCGAGCATCCTCGCCATCTTGAGTGCAAAGATACTGAAGAACGATCCCGACGGCCCCCCTCCTATGACAGCGATCTTCGCCCCGTCGTTTAAAACATCGGGATCGGCGCTCTCACTGACTGAATGCATCATAGCCCCCAGCACCCGCCCAAAAAGGAGATCATTTTTGCTGCCCCGGTTTCAATCTAACCTATCACTTCCCCCATTCCTTGTCAAGTCGCGACCCTTTGTAACGATGTAACGATCCTTTGGCGAACCGCAGGTTTCCTGTCGTTGTTTTTTGAAGAACGAGAAGTATATAATCATGGAGCGAAAGGTCAAACGGTCACGAAGCCCTTTGCGCCACAGACGAATTTTTCTGCAGAGAGGATCTGATCATGAAACTGAGAGTTCTTGGATCTTCAGGCGCCGAATTCCCCGGGCATAATCCTCCGGGATTTCTCCTGAGCGGCAGGATCCTCTTTGATGCCGGAAGCCTCACGAATGTGCTCGGCGAGAAGGAACAGCTAAGGATTAAGAACATCTTTATCACCCATGCCCATCTCGACCACATAAAAGGGATACCCTTCCTGGCAGACAATATCATAACGAAGAACCACAATCGCAGCGTGAATGTCATGAGCATTCTGCCGGTGATCAAGACAATAAAAAGAGATCTCTTTAACAGTTCTGTCTGGCCCGATTTTACGGTAATCCCCGACCCCTGTAATGCGATCATAACCCTCGTTGAGGTCAAGGAGGGTAGTCCCGTACTCGTAGATGACTATACCGTCACTCCCTACAAGGTAAATCACTCGGTGCCTGCAGTGGGATACCTTGTCGAGGATTCGCGGAAGCGGCTGTTCTTTTATACCGGCGATACGGGACCGACAGACCGGACATGGAAGAAGATAGGAAACAGACGGATCAACGTGCTGATCATCGAGGTCTCCTTTCCCAACAGGATGAAGGAAATGGCGCTCGTGGCAAGGCACATGACTCCCGAGTTGCTGAAGGAGGAATTATCAAAACTGAGCCATATGCCCGAGATGGTCTGCGTCACCCATCCGAAGCCCCAGTACTTCGAAACGATTCGAAAAGAACTCGCCGCCCTCGGGATCGGGAACCTCAGGCTGCTGAAAGACGGGGAGATAATCACAATCTAGGGCCAAGGTAGCCATCATGAATGTTGCAAGGTATTACGGCGAAGGCGACATCCGCATCGAGGAGATGCCCGTCCCTCTTATCGGCCCAGGAGAAATGCTCATACGGATAAGGGCGAGCGGCATATGCGGCAGCGATGTCATGCATTGGTACAGGGCCGGCAGAGGCCCCCTTGTCCTCGGTCATGAGATTGCGGGCGAGGTTGCCTCGGTCGGCGCCGGGGTCGGGACGTATAAGGTCGGTGACAGGGTGACGGCCTCTCATCATGTGCCCTGCAATACCTGCCATTACTGTCTCAACGGCCACCACACCGTATGCGATACGCTGAGAAGCACAAATTTTCATCCCGGGGGATTTGCCGAGTATGTGAGGCTCCCTTCGATCAATGTCGACAGGGGCGTCTATCTCCTGCACCACAACGTCTCCTTCGCTGAGGCGACTTTTGTTGAGCCCCTCGCCTGTGTTTACCGTGGACAGCGGATTGCCGGCACGAGGGTGGGGAAAAGCGTCCTTGTCATCGGGAGCGGCATTTCGGGCCTGCTGCACATCCAGACGGCAAGGGTCCTCGGTGCCTCGATGATAGGAGCCGTCGACATCGTCCGGTACAGACTCGATTTCGCAAAGAAGCTCGGTGCGGACGTTATCTTCGAGGCAGGAGACGATCTTCCTGAATCCTTCAGGAGAATGAACAGAGGGAGACCGGCTGATATTGTCATCCTGACTACCGGCGCCGAAAAGGCGATCTCTTCAGCATTTCGGTCCGTTGACAGGGGAGGGACTATCTTATTCTTCGCTCCTGCCAGCAAGGGGGTTGCCGTCCCTCTTCCGGTCAATGACCTTTTCTGGCGGAACGAGATAACCCTGACATCGTCATACGCCGCGAACTATGATGAGCATACGGTCGCCCTGGAGCTCATCAGACAGGGCAAGGTTAACGTCGGCGACATGATAACGCACCGCTTGCCCCTTTCGGAGACAGCGAAGGGGTTCAGCCTCGTCGAAGAAGCAAAGGAATCGATGAAAGTGATCATAGAACCTTGAGGCGACAATACCAGACCGTTAAAACCGCATCGAACACGCAATTCTGTCATTGCCGCTTGTCCGCAATCTTTCTTCGAAGAGGGATTCGACAGGCGGGAATGACCGTAATGAGGCATTATCCTAACGTTGTAAACTATGGCAAGGCAGGCATGGATCGAGGCCCTGTACAGGCGATGAGATTCCGGCAATGAGGTACTTCGATGACTTCATCGTAAGTGACCTCCCGCATTGAGCATACAGCGGCGGTCGGCAACCATCAAAGGTATCGCGATACAAGGCTTCTCGCCATACCTGCCTTCGCGAACAAGATCGTTTTATGCACTGGAAGGATTACTTACTTGTCAAGGAGGAGGAACGATTATGGATTGGGGACTGAAGAACCGCCTTTCGAGAATCATCAAGCCTGACGGAAAGACCGTCATGCTTGCAGTGGATCATGGATATTTTCTCGGGCCTACGACGGGTCTCGAAGATGCTGGCAAGACGATTAAGCCGCTCTTGCCGTATGCTGACGCGTTGATGCCGACAAGGGGGATCGTCCGCACCTCAGTGGACCCCTCCTCTGAGACGCCGATCGTGCTCAGGGTGTCGGGAGGGAACAGCATTCTCGACGAAGATCTCTCGTACGAGGGGATAACGGTCTCGATGGAGGATGCTGTGAGGCTGAACGTCGCGGCAGTTGCCATCTCCATCTACGTAGGTTCTCCTAATCAGAAGGAGACCCTCCTGAATCTCGCGAGACTCATCAATGAGGGGCAGCGATATGGGGTTCCCGTGCTTGCTGTTACGGCAGTCGGGAAGAATATGGGAAAGGACGTCCGGTACCTTGCGCTCGCCTGCCGTATTGCG
Above is a genomic segment from Thermodesulfovibrionales bacterium containing:
- a CDS encoding cyclic nucleotide-binding domain-containing protein: MMQEGELGKTYSDGEVIFHEGDTAEVMYVIQSGKVRIAKKAASGNVTIATLQSGDIFGEMALFDRLPRSATVISEGDARVLSIDKKKLFATISRDPTLVFKILESMSQRIRRLNEELTKFKKSRLDVLTASMDVDGACNLILDEAKNLVHADNGSIMLFDENDKTLSIRAAFGVESGEKVKFCAGEGIAGDVIKTGNAELANNVMLDSRFKKGEMHIQSLLCVPLRYDVHDLGVMNMSITSDRLFTLDDLKLLNSLSVYAAMAIHNARNLSTLKSAAERVLMHATLLDV
- a CDS encoding 3',5'-cyclic-nucleotide phosphodiesterase; this translates as MKLRVLGSSGAEFPGHNPPGFLLSGRILFDAGSLTNVLGEKEQLRIKNIFITHAHLDHIKGIPFLADNIITKNHNRSVNVMSILPVIKTIKRDLFNSSVWPDFTVIPDPCNAIITLVEVKEGSPVLVDDYTVTPYKVNHSVPAVGYLVEDSRKRLFFYTGDTGPTDRTWKKIGNRRINVLIIEVSFPNRMKEMALVARHMTPELLKEELSKLSHMPEMVCVTHPKPQYFETIRKELAALGIGNLRLLKDGEIITI
- a CDS encoding alcohol dehydrogenase catalytic domain-containing protein produces the protein MNVARYYGEGDIRIEEMPVPLIGPGEMLIRIRASGICGSDVMHWYRAGRGPLVLGHEIAGEVASVGAGVGTYKVGDRVTASHHVPCNTCHYCLNGHHTVCDTLRSTNFHPGGFAEYVRLPSINVDRGVYLLHHNVSFAEATFVEPLACVYRGQRIAGTRVGKSVLVIGSGISGLLHIQTARVLGASMIGAVDIVRYRLDFAKKLGADVIFEAGDDLPESFRRMNRGRPADIVILTTGAEKAISSAFRSVDRGGTILFFAPASKGVAVPLPVNDLFWRNEITLTSSYAANYDEHTVALELIRQGKVNVGDMITHRLPLSETAKGFSLVEEAKESMKVIIEP
- the lsrF gene encoding 3-hydroxy-5-phosphonooxypentane-2,4-dione thiolase, whose protein sequence is MDWGLKNRLSRIIKPDGKTVMLAVDHGYFLGPTTGLEDAGKTIKPLLPYADALMPTRGIVRTSVDPSSETPIVLRVSGGNSILDEDLSYEGITVSMEDAVRLNVAAVAISIYVGSPNQKETLLNLARLINEGQRYGVPVLAVTAVGKNMGKDVRYLALACRIAAELGAHFVKTYYCEGFEKVVKTCPVPVVMAGGKKLPEPEALELTYNAIRRGAAGVDMGRNIFQSEAPVAMIQAVRAVVHEGAKPREAHDIFNSLKSAKAKEKRPKMQGATASREELSRH